The genomic stretch CCATCACCGGCGACCCGAAGGACCACGCGACGCGGGATCTGATCTCGCGGATCAGAAGTTGATGACAAGCGCCGCGGTCAGGATCGTGTCGGTCTTCTCGAAGGTGTAGATCACGTCGGGAAAGCCCGCCGCCGAAATCGGCTTCGTCGGGGGCTCGTTCTGGTAGATCACCGTGTAGCTGAACTTGAGCGCCAGCCACTCGTTCATCGAGGCCGTGATCGCGGTGATCGAGTTCGCGCGCCAGGCGCTCGTCGTGTCGAGGTTCTCGACGGCGTTCAAGTCTTCCGTGAGCTTCGATTTCTCGCCGAACTTGAATTCGTAGTTCACCGTCCCTCGGAGCGCGGCGTAGTCGGTCGAGTCGGTGAACACGGGCTCCTCGTGCGTGCCGTCGAACCCGATCTCCCCCTTGAGCAGGTGGCGGGGACTCTTGATGAAGGTGTAACCGATGCCGCCGCTGACGAGATAGCGCTGGTCGATGCCGGCGAACACGTTCCGGTACCAGCCCGCACCGACGTACCAGTAGAGCCGGTCGGTGATGTTGCGGCTGTACTTCGCGCCGAAGACGTAGTTCTCGGCCGTCACCGTGGTCGTGTCCGTGACCACCAGGACGCCGCCGACGTTTTCGATGTCGCGGTTGCGGCTCTCGGTACGCAGCGCGGCGAGGTCACACGTGAACTCGGCCTTCGTCCAGGTGTACTTGAACTTGTTCGAGAGGGCGAAGTTCGTGCCCTCGGAGTTGCCGCTCGTCATGACGAGGCCGAACTCGGCGGCATCGGACCACGGCTTCTTCGGCGCCTCCTCGGCGCGGACGAAGGTGACGGCGAGCAGACCACAGGCGAGCGGAATGAGCATCGATCGCATCGAATTCCCCCTCAGGACGTTGCGTAGATTTCTTGCAGGCTCTTCACGGTCAGCGCGCCCTGCTTGAGCGAGCGGATCGCCTCGACCATCGCCTCGCCCCCCGAGAGCGTCGTGATGAGCGGGATTCCGCGCTGGGTCGCGGTCGTGCGGAGCGCCTTCTCGTCGAAGTACGACGCGCGGCCGAGCGGGGTGTTGATGACGAGCTGGATCTCGCCGTTTTTCATGAGGTCGACGGCGTTCGGACGGCCCTCGAGCACCTTGTACACGCGGTCGCACGGAAGTCCGTGCTCCTGGAGGTACGTCGCGGTGCCGCCGGTCGCGACGAGCCGGAAGCCCATGGCGACGAGCGCCGAAGCCACGGGAAGGAGCTGCGGCTTGTCGCGGTCGTTCACCGTGAGGAACGCCGCCCCCGAGAGCGGCAGCTTGATGCCGGCCGCGTACGACGCCTTCGCGAACGCCGGGCCGAACTCGTCGGCGACCCCCATGACCTCGCCGGTCGAGCGCATCTCGGGGCCGAGGACCGGATCGTCACCGGGAAACTTCACGAACGGGAAGACCGACTCCTTGACGAAGCGGCCGCGGACCGCGGGCTCGTCGACGAGCCCGAGCTCGGCGAGCGTGGCGCCCGCCATGATCTTCGCGGCTACCGCGGCCAGCGGGACGCCGGTCGCCTTGGCGACGAACGGGACGGTGCGGCTCGCGCGCGGGTTGACTTCGAGGACGTAGACCGTGCCGTCCTTGATCGCGTACTGGACGTTCATGAGCCCGCGCACGCGGAGGGCCTTCGCCAGCTTGTGCGTGTAGTCGCGGAGGACGTCGAGCTTCGCCTGTACGTCGGGGTGGTGCGGAGGGAGCACGCAGGAAGAGTCTCCCGAGTGGATCCCGGCCTCCTCGATGTGCTGCATGATGCCGGCGACGACGACCCGCTCGCCGTCCGCGAGCGCGTCGACGTCGACCTCGAAGGCGTTCTCCAGGAAGCGATCGAGGAGCACCGGGTGCTCGGGCGACGCTTCCACCGCGCGCCGCATCGTCTCCGCCAGGCGCTCCTCGTCGTGGGTCACGAACATCGCGCGTCCGCCGAGGACGTAGGAGGGCCGAACGAGGAGCGGATAGCCGATCCGCCGTCCGATCTCGCGGGCCTCGTCGAGCGACCGCGCCGTGCCCCACGCCGGCGCCGGGATGCCGAGGGTCTCGAGGAGCTTCCCGAAGCGTTGCCGGTCTTCCGCGAGATCGATCGAGTCGGGTGAGGTGCCGAGGATGTTCACGCCGTGCGCCTGAAGCGGGAGGGCAAGCCCGAGCGGCGTCTGACCGCCGAACTGGACGATGACCCCTTCCGGCTTCTCGACCTCGACGATCGTGAGCACGTCCTCGAGCGTGAGCGGCTCGAAGTAGAGGCGGTCCGAGGTGTCGTAGTCGGTCGACACCGTCTCCGGATTGCAATTGACCATGATGCTCTCGACGCCGATCTCCTTGAGCGCGAAGGCGGCGTGGCAGCAGCAGTAGTCGAACTCGATTCCCTGGCCGATCCGATTGGGGCCGCCGCCGAGGATAACGACCTTGCGGGCCGACGTCGGACGGCTCTCGCACTCCTCCTCGTAGGTCGAGTACATGTAGGGCGTGTTCGCGTCGAACTCGGCGGCGCACGTGTCGATGCGCTTGTAGACCGGCTCGATCTTCGACGCCTTGCGCCGCTCCCGGACCTCGCCCTCGGAGGCGCCGGTGAGATGGGCGAGCTGCCGGTCGGAGAAGCCGAACCGCTTGGCGCGCAGGAGGAGCGAGTCGGGGAGCCCCGCGAGATCGAACGAGCGCAGGCGCCCCTCGACCTCGACGATCTCCTCGATCTGCCCCAGGAACCACGGATCGATCTGGGTCAGCTCGGCGAGCGCGTCGACCGACATGCCGGTCTGGAACGCGTAGCGGATGTAGAAGATGCGCTCCCAGTTCGGCGTGATCAGCTTTTCTCTGAGACGCGTTGGGTCGAGCTTGTCCTTGCCGTCGGCGCCGAGGCCGGCACGGCCGACCTCGAGCGAGCGGAGCGCTTTCTGGAGCGCCTCCTTGAACGTCCGGCCGATCGCCATCGCCTCGCCGACCGACTTCATCTGCGTGCCGAGCGTCGGCGACGTCTGCGGGAACTTCTCGAACGCCCAGCGCGGGATCTTGACGACGACGTAGTCGAGGGTCGGCTCGAACGACGACGGGGTCGACTTCGTGATGTCGTTCGGGATCTCGTCGAGCGTGTAGCCCACCGCGAGCTTGGCGGCGATCTTCGCGATCGGGAACCCCGTCGCCTTCGACGCGAGAGCGGAGGAGCGCGAAACGCGCGGGTTCATCTCGATGACGACGCGGCGGCCGGTCTTCGGGTCGACCGCGAACTGGATGTTCGAGCCCCCCGTCTCGACCCCGACCTCGCGGATGACGCGGATCGCGTCGTCGCGCATCGATTGGTATTCCTTGTCGGTGAGCGTCATCGCGGGGGCCACGGTGATTGAGTCGCCCGTGTGAACCCCCATCGCGTCGAAGTTCTCGATCGAGCAGATGATGACGACGTTGTCCTTGAGGTCGCGCATGACCTCGAGCTCGTACTCCTTCCAACCGAGGACCGACTCCTCGATGAGGACCTGCTTCACGGGGCTCGCGTCGAGCCCGGCCTCGACGATCTCCTCGAACTCCTCCCGGTTGTAGGCGATCCCGCCGCCCGTCCCGCCGAGCGTGAACGACGGGCGGATGATCGCGGGGAAGCCGACGTGCCCCTGGAGCGCACGCGCCTCATCGAGCGTCGTCACCGTGCCGCTCTTCGGCGTCTCGAGGCCGATCCGGGCCACCGCCTCCTTGAAGGCGAGCCGGTCCTCCGCAACGTGGATCGCGCGCAGATTGGCGCCGATGAGCTCGACGCCGTGCTTCGCGAACGTGCCCCGCTCGCCGAGCGCGACGGCGAGGTTGAGCGCCGTCTGCCCTCCGACGGTCGGGAGGACCGCGTCGGGCCGCTCGCGCTCGATCACGCGCTCGACGATCTCGGGGATGAGCGGCTCGACGTAGGTGCGATCGGCGACCGAAGGGTCGGTCATGATCGTCGCCGGGTTCGAGTTGACGAGGACGACCTCGTACCCCTCTTCCTTGAGGGCCTTGCATGCCTGCGTGCCCGAGTAATCGAACTCGCACGCCTGCCCGATGACGATCGGACCGGAGCCGATGACGAGGATCTTCCGGAGGTCGGTGCGTTTCGGCACGGCTTCACCCAAAAAAAAGAGGGAGCGCCGCCGCTCCCTCGGGATTTTGCCACGGGGTCATCGGCGTCACGACCCCGATTTCCCCACCTTGCGGGTCGCGGCGGAGGACTTCGCCTTCCCCTTCGACTCCGTCTTGGGCTTCGCCGCGCTCTTGGTACGGGCGCCCTTCTTCGGAGCCGCGTCGTCCTTCGCAGGCTTGGCGGCCTTCTCCGGCCGCTCCTTCTTCGCCTTCGCGGGCTTCGCCTTGGCTTCGGCCGGAGCGGCTTCCTTCTCCGCGGCCTTCGCCGTCTCGGCGTCGACGAGCTCGATGAGCGCCATCTCGGCGTTGTCGCCGCGACGCGGACCGAGCTTCACGATCCGCGTGTAGCCTCCCGGGCGCTGCGCGAACCGCGACGAGATCGTGTCGAACATCTTCGAGACGACCTCCGCATCGTGGATGTCCCGCAGGACGAGACGCCGCGCGTGGAGGGTCTCGCGCTTCGACAGCGTGATGAGCTTCTCGGCGAACGGCCGGAGCTCCTTCGCCTTCATGAGGGTCGTCCGGATCCGCTCGTGCCGGAAGAGCTCCGTCGAGAGGTTCCGGAGCACCGCCACCCGGTGCATCGCGGTGCGGCCGAGCTTGCGGCCCGCGACTCTGTGTTTCATCGCACGATCTCCGTTCCCCGGACTAGGTGCGCGCCTTGATCTTCCGGGCGTCGATGTTCATGCCGAGCGAGAGGCCCATCTCGGCGAGGATGTCCTTGATCTCGTTGAGCGACTTGCGCCCGAAGTTCTTGGTCTTGAGCATCTCCGCCTCGGTCTTCGTCACGAGGTCGTAGATCGTCTTGATGTTGGCGTTCTTGAGGCAGTTGTACGAGCGGACCGACAGCTCGAGCTCGTCGACGGAACGGTTGAGCTGCTCGAGGACGCGCTCGTCCTCGGTCGACGGGAAGTCGAGGACCTCTTCCGACGACTCCTCGAAGTTGATGAAGATCGTCATGTGGTCCTTGAGGATCTTCGCGGAGATGGCGACGGCGTCCTGCGGGGTGACGGCGCCGTTGGTCCACACCTCGAGGGTGAGCCGGTCGTAGTCGGTCTTCTGGCCGAGCCGGGCGTCCTCGACGATGAAGTTGACCTTGCGCACCGGCGAGTGGATCGAGTCGACCGGGATGTAGCCGATCCCGAGGTCGTCGTCGAAGTTACGGTCGGCCGAAACGTACCCGCGGCCCTTCCGGAGGCGCATCTCCATCGAGAGCTTGCCCTCTTCCGACAGCGTCGCGATGACCGCCTCGGGGTCGAGGATCTCCACGTTCGCGCCGGCCTGGATGTCCCCCGCCTTGACCGTCTTCGGCCCGACGGCATGGAGGACGAGCGTCTCCGCGTGGTCCGAATGGCAGCGGAACGGGATCTGCTTCAGGTTGAGGATGATGTCCGTCGTGTCCTCGACGACGCCGGGGACCGACGAGAACTCGTGGAGCACGCCGTCGATCCTGACCGCCGTGATCGCGGCCCCCTCCACCGAGGAGAGGAGGATGCGGCGCAGGGCGTTGCCGATCGTCGTGCCGAACCCGCGCTCGAACGGCTGGGCCGAGAACCGCCCGAACGTGTTGGTCAGCGTCTCCCGCTCGACCTCGAGGCGCTTGGGCCTCTGAAAACCCTTCCAGAGCATGTCCACCTCCACGGGGCCCGAGGGGCCCCGCACGCGTCTACTTCGAGTACAGCTCGACGATGAGCTGCTCCTGGATCGGGAGGACGATGTCCTCCCGGTTCGGCAGCTGCTTGACCGTTCCCTGGAACCGGTCGGCGTCGAGATCGAGCCACGCCGGGACGCCGCGTCCCTTCGCGGTGTCCAGCGAGATCTTGATGAGATCGTTGTTGCGCGAGTCTTCTTTGAGCGAGATGACCGCCCCCGCCTTCACGAGCGACGACGGGACGTCGACCTTGCGGCCGTTCACGCGGATGTGGCCGTGGGCGACGAGCTGCCGGGCCGCGGCGCGCGAGAACGCGAAGCCGAGGCGGTAGACGACGTTGTCCAGCCGGCACTCGAGCATCTGGAGCAGGTTCGAACCGGTGATCCCCTTCGCGCTGGAGGCCTTCGCGAAGTAGTTCCGGAACTGCCGCTCGAGCACCCCGTAGATCCGCTTGACCTTCTGCTTCTCGCGCAGCTGGATCCCGTAGCCCTGGATCTTCGTGCGGCGGCGTCCGTGCTGGCCGGGAGCGTAGCCCCGCCTCTCGAACGCGCACTTCTCCTTGAAGCAGCGGTCGCCCTTGAGGAACAGCTTCATCCCCTCGCGGCGGCACAGCCTGCAGACCGATTCGGTATGTCTGGCCACGGTGTCTCCCTCTTCCTCAGACTCGGCGCCGCTTCGGCGGCCGGCAACCGTTGTGCGGGATCGGCGTCACGTCCTTGATCGACTTGACGTCCATCCCCGCGGTCTGGAGCGCGCGGATCGAAGATTCCCGCCCCGCGCCCGGCCCCTTGACGCGAACGTCGAGCGAGCGGACCCCGTGCTCCTTCGCCGCGTTCCCCGCCGCCTGGGCCGCCATCTGCGCGGCGAACGGCGTGCCCTTGCGCGAGCCCTTGAAGGCCTGCACGCCCGCGGACGACCACGACAGAACGTTCCCTCGCGGGTCGGTGATCGTCACGATCGTGTTGTTGAACGACGCGTGGATGTGCGCGACCCCGTGGGGGACGTTCTTCTTTTCTTTCTTTCCGCCCTTCTTGCCGGGCGCCTTCGCTGCTTTCGCCATCGATCCTTACCCCTTCTTCCCGACGGTCTTCTTCTTGCCGGCGATCGCGCGACGCGGGCCGCGGCGCGTTCTCGCGTTCGTGTGCGTGCGCTGGCCGCGCGCCGGCAGGTTGCGCCGGTGACGCATGCCGCGGTACGAGCCGATCTCGATCAGCCGCTTGATGTCGAGGCCGACGCTCTTCCGGAGGTCCCCTTCGACGCGGCCCTCCTGGTTGATGACGCGCGTGATCCTCAAGACCTCGTCTTCCGAGAGGTCCTTCACCCTCACGCTCACCTTGACTCCGGCCTTGTCCAAGATCATGAGCGCGCGACTGCGCCCGATCCCGTAGATGTACGTGAGGCCGATCTCGACCCTCTTGGAGGGCGGCAGGTCCACACCCGCGATACGTGCCACGGAATCCTCCTCAGCCCTGGCGCTGCTTGTGCTTCGGGTTGTCGCAGACGACCCGCACGACCCGCTTGCGTTTCACGATCTTGCACTTGTCGCAGATTTTCTTCACCGACGTCCGGACCTTCATCGCTTCCTCTCCCCCGTCACTTGTACCGGTAGACGATCCGGCCCCGGGTCAGGTCGTACGGGGACAGCTCGACGAGCACGCGATCCCCGGGGAGGATCCGGATGAAGTGCTTCCGCATCTTCCCCGAGATGTGGGCCAGCACACGGTGCTTGTTCTCGAGCTCGACGCGGAACATCGCGTTCGGCAGCGGCTCGACCACCGTGGCTTCCACCTGGATCGCCTCTTCCTTCGACATTCGTCTCCTCAGGCCGCCACGGCGATCGGATCGCCGAGGACGCGCGGCCCCCGCTCCATGATCGCAACCGACAGCTCGAAGTGAGCCGACAGGCTGCCGTCCTTCGTCCGCGCCGTCCAACCGTCATCGGCGGACAGCACGACCTCCGGCCCTCCCGCGTTCACCATCGGCTCGATGGCGAGGACCATCCCCGGAGCCAGGCGCACGCCGTGGCCGGGCTGGCCGAAGTTCGGGATCTGCGGCTCCTCGTGCAGGCTCGAGCCGATCCCGTGGCCGACGAACTCGCGCACCACGGAGAACCCGGCGGCCTCGACGTGCGACTGCACCGCATGGCCGATGTCCGACACGCGGTTACCCGGCCGCGCCTCCGCGACCGCGAGCCGGAGGGCCTCGCGGGTCACGTCGAGGAGGCGCTGGGCCTCCGTGTCGATGGCGCCGACCGCGAACGTCTCGGCTGCGTCGCCGTAGTAGCCCTTGTAGAGGATCCCCAGATCGACCGAGAGGATGTCCCCCTCGTTCAGGATCGTCGCCGCCCGCGGCACGCCGTGGACGATCTCATCGTTGACCGAGGCGCAGATCGTGCCCGGGAAGTCCCTGCCGTCGTTCCGGTGCGGGTACCCCTTGAACGCGGCGATCCCGTTCGCGGCGGCGATCCGCTCGGCGGCGAACGCGTCGACCTCGAGGGTCGAGATCCCCGGCCGCACGATTCCACGGAGGTCCGTGAGGATCGCGCGAATGATCCGGTTCGCCTCGTCCATGAGGGCGATCTCGCCGGCGGACTTCAAGGTGGTGCGCGTCATGCCGGCTGCGTCCGTCCTAGCCCGGCCTTGAGGCGGACGCCCACCTCGGCGACGTCGCCGAGGCCGTCGACCTCCGCAAGGAGACCCTTCGTCCGGTAGGCCGCGGCCACCGGGATCGTCTGGGTCGCGTAGATGTTGAGTCGCTCGCGGATCACGTCTTCCGTATCGTCCTTTCGCTGCACGAGCGCGGACCCGCAGTTGTCGCAGATCCCGGCCGCCTTCGGCGGCCGGCTCTCCAGGTGGAAGACCGAGCCGCATTTCGGGCACGAGCGGCGCCCCGAGAGGCGCCGCACGATCTCCGATTCCGGGACCGTCAGAATGAGCACACGATCCAGCGGACGGCCGAGCCGGTCGAGGACGGAGTCCAAGATCGTCACCTGCGGCAGCGTCCGCGGAAAACCGTCGAGCACGAACCCTCGCGCGGCGTCGTGACGGGCGAGACGCTCGGCGATCAGATCGCCCATGAGCTCGTCCGGCACGAGATGGCCGCTCTCCACGAAATCCTTGACCTTTTTGCCCAGCGGGGACCCCTCGTTCATCGAGGCCCGGAGGATGTCCCCCGTGGACACGTGCGGCACGCCCAGCAGCGATTTGAGCGCGGCCGCCTGAGTCCCCTTCCCGACGCCGGGCGGGCCCATCAAGACGACATTCATCGCCGCAAACCGCTCATGCTAGCAGACCCTTTTCCGCATTCCCACACGGCGTCAGCTCCTGCGGCCCTTCATCCTGGTCCCCTTCATGAACCCCTCGTAGTGCCGCATGATCAGCTGCGACTCGATCTGCTGGACGGTGTCCATCGCCACGCCGACGACGATGAGGAGCGAGGTGCCGCCGAAGAAGAACTTGACGTTCAGCCCCTCGGTCAAGAACCGGGGCAGGATCGCGTCCAGGGTCGGCCCGATCCACGGGAGCTGCTGGACCTGGAGGCCGCTGATCAGGAGGACCGGCAGGACGGAGATCGCCGCCAGGTAGACGGCGCCCCCGAAGGTGAGCCGGGTCAGGATCGCGTCGATGTACTCGGCCGTCCTCTTGCCCGGCCGGATGCCCGGGATGAACCCGCCGTACTTCTTCATGTTGTCGGCCTGGTCCATCGGATTGAAGATGATCGAAACGTAAAAGAACGAGAAGAAGATGATGAGGACGATGTACATCAGGTTGTAGAGCGGGGCCGAGTACGACAGCTGGTGCAGGACGTCCTGGAGCCAGCCCCAATCCTTGAAGAAGGCGATCGTCCCGATCGTCTGCGGGATCGCGAGCATCGACGACGCGAAGATCACGGGGATGACCCCGGCCGTGTTCACGCGGAGCGGCAGGTAGGTCGAGGCACCGCCGTAGACCCGGCGTCCGACGACCCGGCGCGCGTACTGGATCGGGATCTTCCGCTGCGCTCGTTCGACCCAGACGATCGCCGCGACGACCATGACCATGAGCATGACGAGGAGGGCGATCGTGATCGGGCCCAGCGCCCCCGTCTGCCAGTCCTGGACCGTCTTGACGATGGCGTTCGGGAAGCCGACGACGATGCCGGCGTAGATGATGAGCGAGATCCCGTTGCCGATGCCGCGTTCCGAGATCTGCTCGCCGAGCCACATGATGAACGCCGTTCCCGTCGTGAGCGTGAGAACCGTCATGAGCTGGAACGTGATCCCGGGGTGGCGGACGATCTGGCCGACGCCGGCCGAGGCCGAGGCCGACTGGAGCCACCAGGCAATCCCAAGCGACTGGATGCACGACAGCATGACCGTGCCGTACCGCGTCCACTGCGTGATCTTGCGGCGCCCGGCCTCCCCTTCCTTGCTGAGCTTCTCGAGGTACGGCCAGACCACGGTGAGGAGCTGCAGGATGATCGACGCCGTGATGTACGGCATGATCCCGAGCGCGAAGATCGTGAAGCGCTTGAAGTTCCCGCCAGCGAACAGGTCGACGTAGCCGAGTACCGAGCCCGCCTGCTGCTCGAACAAACGGAGCAGCGCGGCGTTGTCGATGCCCGGCGTCGGGATGTGCCCGCCGATCCGGTAGATCGCGAGCAGGCCGAGCGTGTAGAGCACACGCTTCCTGAGCTCGGGGATGTTCCAGATGTTCTTGAGGCTCTGAATCATCTTAGGCGATCACCTCGGCCTTGCCGCCGGCGGCTTCGATCTTCTTGGCGGCCGAGCCCGTGAACTTGTGGACGCGGACGGTGAGCGCGACCTTGAGCTCACCGTTCCCGAGCACCTTGACCGGCGACCGCCCCTTGGGCAGGAGGCCGGCGGCGCGGAGGGACTCGGGCGTGACCTCGCTGCCCGCGGCCAGGCTGTTCAGGCGATCGACGTTCACCGTTCGATACTCGACCCGAAAGATGTTCGTGAAGCCCCGCTTCGGCACGCGCCGGTGGAGCGGCATCTGGCCGCCCTCGAACCCGCGCTTGGCGGAGTAGCCGCTTCGCGACTTCTGGCCCTTCTCACCGCGTCCGGAGGTCTTTCCCGTGCCCGAGCCGGGGCCGCGGCCGATGCGCTTCCTGTTCTTCCTCGACCCGGGGGCGGGCTTGAGCGTGCTCAGCTTCATGATCTGCCTCAGTCCTTCACGACGACGACGAGATGCGGCACCTTGCGGAGCATCCCGCGCATCGGCGGATTGTCCGGAACCTGTCGGACGCGCCCGATCTTCTCGAGCCCGAGCGCGCGCAGCGTCGCCTTCTGGGTCTCGTCGAAGCCGATCCCGCTACGGATCTGCTTGATCGTGATCGTCTTCTTCTTGCCGGTCGCCGCGCTCATGATCCCGACTCCAGCCCGAGGTCGTGGACCTCCTTGCCGCGCCGCTTCGCGACCTGCTCGGCGTTCCTCAGGGACTTCAAGCCCTCGAGTGTCGCGCGCAGGACGTTCTGGGGGTTTGCGGTCCCGAGCGACTTCGTGAGGATGTCCTGGACGCCGCACGACTCGAGGACGGCGCGGACGGCGCCGCCCGCGATGACCCCGGTGCCCGGGGACGCCGGCTTGAGGAGCACCTGTCCGGACCCGAACCGTCCGACGACGGGGTGCGGGATCGTCGAGCCCTTGAGCGGGATGTGGACGAGGTTGCGCTTCGCGCGCTCGACGCCCTTGGCGATCGCGGCCGGCACCTCGCGTGCCTTGCCCGACGCGAAGCCGACCCACCCGCGCCCGTCGCCGACGACGACGAGGGCCGAGAACGAGAAGTTCTTCCCGCCCTTGACGACCTTCGTCACACGGTTGATGTGGACGACGCGATCCTTCAGCTCGCCCACCGACTCGCGACTCATCTCGGCCACGACATCCTCCTCAGAACTTCAGACCGGCTTCGCGAGCCGCGTCGGCGAGCGCCTTGATGCGCCCGTGGTACAGGTACCCGCCGCGGTCGAAGACCACGACTTCGATCCCCTTCTCCTTGAGCTTGCCCGCGATGGAGGTGCCCACCGCCTTCGCCGCGTCGACGTTCCCGCCACGCTTGACCCGTCCCTTGACGTCCTTGTCCAAGGTCGACGCCGCCGCGAGGGTCGTGCCGCCGGCATCGTCGATCGCCTGCGCGTAGATGTGCTTGTCGCTCCGAAAGATCGCGAGGCGCGGCCGTGCGCCGGTGCCGGCGAGGCGCTTCCTGATCCGGTAGCGGATG from Candidatus Polarisedimenticolaceae bacterium encodes the following:
- a CDS encoding DUF481 domain-containing protein; the protein is MRSMLIPLACGLLAVTFVRAEEAPKKPWSDAAEFGLVMTSGNSEGTNFALSNKFKYTWTKAEFTCDLAALRTESRNRDIENVGGVLVVTDTTTVTAENYVFGAKYSRNITDRLYWYVGAGWYRNVFAGIDQRYLVSGGIGYTFIKSPRHLLKGEIGFDGTHEEPVFTDSTDYAALRGTVNYEFKFGEKSKLTEDLNAVENLDTTSAWRANSITAITASMNEWLALKFSYTVIYQNEPPTKPISAAGFPDVIYTFEKTDTILTAALVINF
- the carB gene encoding carbamoyl-phosphate synthase large subunit produces the protein MPKRTDLRKILVIGSGPIVIGQACEFDYSGTQACKALKEEGYEVVLVNSNPATIMTDPSVADRTYVEPLIPEIVERVIERERPDAVLPTVGGQTALNLAVALGERGTFAKHGVELIGANLRAIHVAEDRLAFKEAVARIGLETPKSGTVTTLDEARALQGHVGFPAIIRPSFTLGGTGGGIAYNREEFEEIVEAGLDASPVKQVLIEESVLGWKEYELEVMRDLKDNVVIICSIENFDAMGVHTGDSITVAPAMTLTDKEYQSMRDDAIRVIREVGVETGGSNIQFAVDPKTGRRVVIEMNPRVSRSSALASKATGFPIAKIAAKLAVGYTLDEIPNDITKSTPSSFEPTLDYVVVKIPRWAFEKFPQTSPTLGTQMKSVGEAMAIGRTFKEALQKALRSLEVGRAGLGADGKDKLDPTRLREKLITPNWERIFYIRYAFQTGMSVDALAELTQIDPWFLGQIEEIVEVEGRLRSFDLAGLPDSLLLRAKRFGFSDRQLAHLTGASEGEVRERRKASKIEPVYKRIDTCAAEFDANTPYMYSTYEEECESRPTSARKVVILGGGPNRIGQGIEFDYCCCHAAFALKEIGVESIMVNCNPETVSTDYDTSDRLYFEPLTLEDVLTIVEVEKPEGVIVQFGGQTPLGLALPLQAHGVNILGTSPDSIDLAEDRQRFGKLLETLGIPAPAWGTARSLDEAREIGRRIGYPLLVRPSYVLGGRAMFVTHDEERLAETMRRAVEASPEHPVLLDRFLENAFEVDVDALADGERVVVAGIMQHIEEAGIHSGDSSCVLPPHHPDVQAKLDVLRDYTHKLAKALRVRGLMNVQYAIKDGTVYVLEVNPRASRTVPFVAKATGVPLAAVAAKIMAGATLAELGLVDEPAVRGRFVKESVFPFVKFPGDDPVLGPEMRSTGEVMGVADEFGPAFAKASYAAGIKLPLSGAAFLTVNDRDKPQLLPVASALVAMGFRLVATGGTATYLQEHGLPCDRVYKVLEGRPNAVDLMKNGEIQLVINTPLGRASYFDEKALRTTATQRGIPLITTLSGGEAMVEAIRSLKQGALTVKSLQEIYATS
- a CDS encoding DNA-directed RNA polymerase subunit alpha; protein product: MLWKGFQRPKRLEVERETLTNTFGRFSAQPFERGFGTTIGNALRRILLSSVEGAAITAVRIDGVLHEFSSVPGVVEDTTDIILNLKQIPFRCHSDHAETLVLHAVGPKTVKAGDIQAGANVEILDPEAVIATLSEEGKLSMEMRLRKGRGYVSADRNFDDDLGIGYIPVDSIHSPVRKVNFIVEDARLGQKTDYDRLTLEVWTNGAVTPQDAVAISAKILKDHMTIFINFEESSEEVLDFPSTEDERVLEQLNRSVDELELSVRSYNCLKNANIKTIYDLVTKTEAEMLKTKNFGRKSLNEIKDILAEMGLSLGMNIDARKIKART
- the rpsD gene encoding 30S ribosomal protein S4, encoding MARHTESVCRLCRREGMKLFLKGDRCFKEKCAFERRGYAPGQHGRRRTKIQGYGIQLREKQKVKRIYGVLERQFRNYFAKASSAKGITGSNLLQMLECRLDNVVYRLGFAFSRAAARQLVAHGHIRVNGRKVDVPSSLVKAGAVISLKEDSRNNDLIKISLDTAKGRGVPAWLDLDADRFQGTVKQLPNREDIVLPIQEQLIVELYSK
- the rpsK gene encoding 30S ribosomal protein S11, yielding MAKAAKAPGKKGGKKEKKNVPHGVAHIHASFNNTIVTITDPRGNVLSWSSAGVQAFKGSRKGTPFAAQMAAQAAGNAAKEHGVRSLDVRVKGPGAGRESSIRALQTAGMDVKSIKDVTPIPHNGCRPPKRRRV
- the rpsM gene encoding 30S ribosomal protein S13, with translation MARIAGVDLPPSKRVEIGLTYIYGIGRSRALMILDKAGVKVSVRVKDLSEDEVLRITRVINQEGRVEGDLRKSVGLDIKRLIEIGSYRGMRHRRNLPARGQRTHTNARTRRGPRRAIAGKKKTVGKKG
- the rpmJ gene encoding 50S ribosomal protein L36; this encodes MKVRTSVKKICDKCKIVKRKRVVRVVCDNPKHKQRQG
- the infA gene encoding translation initiation factor IF-1; its protein translation is MSKEEAIQVEATVVEPLPNAMFRVELENKHRVLAHISGKMRKHFIRILPGDRVLVELSPYDLTRGRIVYRYK
- the map gene encoding type I methionyl aminopeptidase → MTRTTLKSAGEIALMDEANRIIRAILTDLRGIVRPGISTLEVDAFAAERIAAANGIAAFKGYPHRNDGRDFPGTICASVNDEIVHGVPRAATILNEGDILSVDLGILYKGYYGDAAETFAVGAIDTEAQRLLDVTREALRLAVAEARPGNRVSDIGHAVQSHVEAAGFSVVREFVGHGIGSSLHEEPQIPNFGQPGHGVRLAPGMVLAIEPMVNAGGPEVVLSADDGWTARTKDGSLSAHFELSVAIMERGPRVLGDPIAVAA
- a CDS encoding adenylate kinase, which produces MNVVLMGPPGVGKGTQAAALKSLLGVPHVSTGDILRASMNEGSPLGKKVKDFVESGHLVPDELMGDLIAERLARHDAARGFVLDGFPRTLPQVTILDSVLDRLGRPLDRVLILTVPESEIVRRLSGRRSCPKCGSVFHLESRPPKAAGICDNCGSALVQRKDDTEDVIRERLNIYATQTIPVAAAYRTKGLLAEVDGLGDVAEVGVRLKAGLGRTQPA
- the secY gene encoding preprotein translocase subunit SecY, producing MIQSLKNIWNIPELRKRVLYTLGLLAIYRIGGHIPTPGIDNAALLRLFEQQAGSVLGYVDLFAGGNFKRFTIFALGIMPYITASIILQLLTVVWPYLEKLSKEGEAGRRKITQWTRYGTVMLSCIQSLGIAWWLQSASASAGVGQIVRHPGITFQLMTVLTLTTGTAFIMWLGEQISERGIGNGISLIIYAGIVVGFPNAIVKTVQDWQTGALGPITIALLVMLMVMVVAAIVWVERAQRKIPIQYARRVVGRRVYGGASTYLPLRVNTAGVIPVIFASSMLAIPQTIGTIAFFKDWGWLQDVLHQLSYSAPLYNLMYIVLIIFFSFFYVSIIFNPMDQADNMKKYGGFIPGIRPGKRTAEYIDAILTRLTFGGAVYLAAISVLPVLLISGLQVQQLPWIGPTLDAILPRFLTEGLNVKFFFGGTSLLIVVGVAMDTVQQIESQLIMRHYEGFMKGTRMKGRRS